The Chloroflexota bacterium region AACATCCTGCCCGGCAAGTTCATCGCTGACGAATATATACAATTCATCCTGGCACTGCTGACAGAAGCTTAAATTACCATCCTTAATATGGGGAGCGGTTACGAGTTGAACAAGTTGTTCAAAATGGGGATGGGCGCTATTCATCATCCACCTCATTGAAAGACAAGTCGGTTGCAACAGAGAGTATTTCCAGAAGTATCTGGCGTTTCTCTTGGGGGAGGCTACGCAACTGTTGTATAACCCGCGCCTTAAGCATTCGGATTTCGTGTGAGTGTTTTCCCATTAATTGCGCAATTTCTTTTGGGGTTAGCCCATCCAAAAAATGAGCCTCGGCCACCTGAATTTGCAGGTCAGAAGTCAGATATGTTCGGAAAAAAGCTTGCATCTTCTGCCGGATGTCTTGCATGGCCGTTGTTTCCTCAATATATTGTGCATCCTTTGCCGTATCAGGAATGGCATCTTCCCAGTGGGGGTCATCGCCATCAGCGTCCATAGAACGAAATGGTATCTCTTCTAAGTATAACCCATCTCCACCACCGCGCTTGACAGCCATATCCTTACGGTGCAAGTCAATATTTTTGCGTTTTAGTGTTTGGAGTGCAAAAGCAAGAAATGCTCGCGGGGATTTCAGGGGTTCTTTGGTAAGCCTATCATGCAGACTGAGCAAGGTTTCTTGGGCGAGCCGATCAGTGTCTTGGACCGCTGTTGGTAAATACCCTATTTGATTCTCTAGCCAAGCCAGAAGCTCAGCCCAGGCTTGTTCATACGTACTGCCAGTGGATTCGCGACAGGCCTGGTGCAATATCTCGGCATATTGCTGCCAGACCTGGTTTTTTACATACGCTACCGCAGCCTGCGACGACAGTTTTTGCGCGCGCACGGCATCCCAAATCGGCGCAGACAGCGTTTGTGCATCAATAAGCTGCCAGCCATTGCGCTGCATATACTTCTGCACAATCTGGGCGCATTGTATTTCATCAAAAGGTTGAACTTCGTTCATACTGTTTTGTAGTGAAGCTCAAATACAGAATCCCCCTCTCCCAATGGGAGAGGGGAGGGGTGAGGGTGAAACCCCACGATATGTTTTTCGGTACTCTTTCGTCTTTTGTAGTGTAAGCGGCCGCAAACACCACAAACCCAATGACACAAAAAGGAGCAAAAAATGAACCGAAAAACATTATCTCGTATTGTTCTACTCAGCCTGCTGGTGGTGATGTTGGCTACCACGGCCATTGGCACTGGCTTGAGTGTGGCAGGTGTAACGCCTGCTGAAAGTCCGTTCCATTTTACCGCTTTTGATCCTGCTGAGGGCGATGAAATCACAGTGCCTGCAGCCCTGGCTTGCGATGGCTGTTCCGGAGGCGGTGGTGGCCCTTGGTAGATCACTAAAATGATATAAGCAAAGCTGGTATGGAGAAAACCATGCCAGCTTTGTTTTACGTTTTACGGCAGCCCCACACAAGTGAAACTGGCCCAAGATGTCATCTCTGCTCCATGCTCAATCAACGTCCGTTGTGCCAGCGCCACAGCCTGTGCTGGTGAAACCCCCGTCCGGTAATAACGATAAAACACTTCTGTAAAATCATGCCCGGCATGGTCCAAGATTGGCCAGATACTGCCAATCACGCGGCTGGCTCCGGCAATCAAAGATGTGGTCGGCAGTCCTACCGGCTCATCCCCCGCATACAAATAGTTGAAAATACTGTTACACGCCGAGAAAATCATTGTCTGCGGCAGCGGATGAAGGTCTTGCAATTGATCCAGACGGATATCGCCATCCCAAAGCGTGAAACCGCCCATCCGTCCGGTAAGTGGATCCGAAAAGGCGTGACCGGCGAAATGCAGCCAGGCAAAACGGGACAACCCCCGGGTGGGTTCCTGCTCCCGTAAGGTTTGAACCTGCCCCCAGGTAGCCTGCTCTTCGAGCAAGAAACCAACCTCGGGGCCGAGTTTGTCTTGCAGCATCTTCATTTCATCGCGTACAGCCGGTAATTCCACTTGCCCATTGGGAAAGCGCGACAGTCCAACCACCAACCCCTGCTCCAGAGATGCTTGATCTGCCGCGGCGGCGCGTTCCCACAGTGAACGCAAGCTTTGCAACGATGGCACCACGCAGGGGATACACAACTTTATAAAGGGCTGTGCCGCGAAGCCAGGTTGCAACGCCGCCCAAGGCAGCTCATGCAGCTCACGATGGGGGGATAGCAGTACAACGGTTTTCGGGGTAAGATGCGCTTCAAGCGCCGCTGGGAGTAGTGCCGCGCCCAAAACGGCCAGATCATCTGCTGAGAGCAAATTCGCTTTGTGGGTGTTTTCGAGCGCCAGGGCGAGCCGCGGGGTACGCGGGATTATGTGTACCTGACAGCTTGTGGGGGTGACAATGACCGTGAACAACTCAGTTTCCGTCAGATAATAATCCAGCGCCAACCAGTTCTGCCCCAGATAATGCTCTGCGTGTACACGCCAGTCATCGAGATCAAAATGTGCGGACAGCCCCGCCACTTCGGTAGCAACTGTACCCTGACGCTCAAGTTGGGCCAGCAGTGCATCATATTGACGGGTTTTCTCGGCTAAACGGGAGCGCATCTGGCGTGATAGGATCGCCGCTTTGAGCTGATTATGCGTCTGAAATATTTCGCGTAGTTGCTCATGCAGCCAATTAATCTCACCGCGCAGCGTTTCTAGTTCGATGGAGTTCGCTGAACGGTTGTGATGGTTTTGGGCAAGTTGCCGCAACAGCGTGGTAGCCTTGCTATCATCTATAAATGTTAGCGCATCTTCGGCGTACCCATGTTGTGCGGACAATCGAATGGCCTGATCGAAAAATCGTGCCGGGGTTTGTAGATACGAACCTGCTAAACTGGGTTGCCAGAAATTATGGCGAATTTTGGCAAGTGCGTCCCATCCCTGCCGATAGGCTTGAAGCGCTTCATCTGTTTGTCCTTGCGTTTCAGCCAATTCAGCCAACCCGGATTGCGCCTGCCAGTCGCTTTCAGGGAAATCGCCTTGACTGAGTGCCAGTGCTTGCTGAAAGGCGGCTTGCGCCTGCCAGGGAGCGTCGGTTTCAAGATAATAACGGCCCAGTGCCACCAGACAGGCAGTCTGTTCCAGCAGCATTTCCATTGCGCTACATTGGGTATACGCTGCTTCCAAATTCTGTTGGGCACGTTCGTATTCCCCCGTGTGTGTGAATACTTCACCCAAAAGGCGTTGTGCTAAAGCCGCCTGAGGTTTTAGGGCATGTTCATTGGCAATCGTCAGCGATTGTTCGAGTGATTCGACACTTTTTATGAATTCACTTTGTTTAAAGAGTATGTCGGCCCGTAAAAGATAGATAGATGAAATATAGGCTTTTTGCCCGACGGTTTCGTAATCTTCAATGGCTTGGTCCAGATGTTGGTGTGCTTGCGTGAAATTGCCTAATCGCAGCCAGGTGGCCGCCATATATCGTTTACATGTGCCCAGGCGAAGATAATTTTGGGAGTTGGTTAGCTGCTCCTTCGCCCGTTCTAGATAATATAGCGAGTCTTGATACCGACCAAGGTATCCATATACCTCCCCCTGATTGAACACAGCAATGGCAACTTGTATTGAAAGACCTAGTTGACGATAAATTTCTTCAGCTTGTTGATACTGTGTAAGACTAACTTGAGATAAACCCAAGCGTGCATTTAGTTTTCCACTATCATTGAGGTTATCTGCTAATAAACCGGGAACAGCGTGCTGGATGATGTGGATGCGCGCCTGCTGATAGTACTCATTTGCAACTGAAAGTTGGCCTTTTTGCACATGGATGGAACCTAAAATGGATTGACTGGTTGCTTCCAATAAATCTAAAGTGTGTTCTCTGAATACTTGGGCGGCGCTTTCAAAATAAGCTACAGCGCTGGAAAGGTTATCTGCCCTAAGTAGGTGGATTAGCCCCAGTTGGCCATATGTGTGTGCAATATCGATTTGCAGGTTCTCACGTTGGAAGACGGACATCGCCTGTTCGAGCAACTCGATTGCCTGCTCGAAACGGGATTGACGACGAAGGCGGCTGGCCTGTTGGAACCAACAACGCGCCTGGTTGATGGTATCCCCCTGGCCTATAAAATAAGCTTCACTAGCCTGGATATTTTGATCGGCGGTTTCATATTGACCGGTCATAATTTGGGCGTAAGCCAACGACAGGCGGCAATGCGGTACAAAGTTATCCATGCCAGCGGTGGTTAAACCCTCCAGGGCTTTTTCCAGAATTTCGGCAGCTTCGACAACGTTGGGTTTTGTCCATGCCAGGGCGTTGGCTTGCCAATCACAAGCAGCCATCCAACCGAGTTCACTTGCTTGATCAAAACCCTTCCGGGCGCGAGCAATGGCAGCGCTTACACGTTTAGGTTGTACCCAATAATTAGCTGCGCGCCCCAAATACCAGGCCGCCAAGGCTTGTATAAAAGGCGTGGTCGGGTGGGCCTGCGCCGCAGCATCGGTAACGGCGGCAATTGCCCAGGCGCGCCGCGGCTGCGTTGGAGCAGTATTTTCAGCATGTTGCCCCAACGCATATAGTGATTTCTCACTTAGAACAGGAAGATTTTTGGCAATCGTAGGCAGAGCGTTTTCATCAATTTCCCCTGTGAACAGTTTTTCGGTAATATCGAGATAAGCCTGCACGACAGAAGTGGCCTCAAGCATGGCTCAGGCCAAAGCTTCCAACGTGAAATTAAAATCGACTTCGATGGGGTTAAGCTCCGCATCAAAAGCTGCATCTAACGGAATATCCGGCAGGCGTACGCGCCCAGCTTCATCCAGTGTGATGCTCGCGTCGTAGTTTCCCCACTGTAAGCGTGCCTGAAGCGGAAATGCCGGGCGCGGTTGTTCGGTTCCCAACGTGACCGCAAGATTCAAATAAGGTGTCAGCGTTTCATTCGCCCCCGTAGCGAGATTACAATCCAGTACTATCGAATACACAATTGGGGCAATCTCAAAATCTTCTCTCAACAGCGTAAACCAGGGGTCTTCGATAGCCACAGCGTCCAAACGATAGGCTAGTTCAGAAGGAGAGAAAATCTGACATAATTTTTCGAATGTGTGCTGCCAGCCGATACGCCAATGTTCGGGTGCCAACCATTCCAGGTGAGACCGGGGCGATTGGGTTCTTAAAAACCTTAGGTCAATATTAGGTTTTTGGGGTAAAGGATGGGTAAGCTGTTCTTCTTGTTCAAGTGCATCCAGCAAGTCAGTAAACGCCTGCCGCACGTCGGCGTTTTGGAGCAATTTTCGATAAAAGGTAGGATACTGTGCCTCAATATTTACGCCTCGATGGGCTTCTTCAGCAAATAATGCTAACATCTCATCTTCTCCCCGTGGTACTCGTCCTGTATTCATCTGTACTAAATCGGCAAGCAATTTTCGTTCAGGTGTCTGTGAATTTAATTTTTGCTCAGCGTTTGTCATCATTACTATTCCCGGTTTGCCCTAAAATCTCGCGCAAATCTTCCAGGGCGTAGAAACGCAAACTGTACAGCGCGCCGACACTTTTTCCCATATGCTCAGCCGCTTCCTTGATCGAAATTCCTTGCAGATAGGTTAATTCGATCACTTCCCGACGCGCATCCGGAAGTTGGGCGAGGGCTTTATGGATGGTCTCATGCAATTCAGCTTGACGTTCTTTTTCTGTGAATGTGTCATCGCGCAACATATTGTGCAACGGTTCGATATCAACCAGCCAATTATCCGGTATGGATGATTTTTTCAATTTGCTACGGAAATATTTGCGGCAGGTGTTGATAACGATGACATGGGCCCAGGCATCAAAGTGGGCGTCAAAGGGGAAATAGGCGTTCAGCAATTGGATGGCAGCTTCGTTGGCTAGTTCTTCTGCAATCATCTGAGTATGAGCATCTGCCTGAAATCCTTTGCGCACCAGGTAGTTGAATATCCACCGTTGCAGTTTTTTTAGTAATGCTGTCCATGTCTGCGG contains the following coding sequences:
- a CDS encoding RNA polymerase sigma factor, whose protein sequence is SIITSEFQTHEIVLKIAKTMPIPSTEAIFIKIEKALMELAAREDPVFVMRIKSILLTNLDRGRLHYFIEDDILRVRLYVQKIVGNYRQFAPDLRKLQNDHCPQTWTALLKKLQRWIFNYLVRKGFQADAHTQMIAEELANEAAIQLLNAYFPFDAHFDAWAHVIVINTCRKYFRSKLKKSSIPDNWLVDIEPLHNMLRDDTFTEKERQAELHETIHKALAQLPDARREVIELTYLQGISIKEAAEHMGKSVGALYSLRFYALEDLREILGQTGNSNDDKR
- a CDS encoding CHAT domain-containing protein, coding for MLEATSVVQAYLDITEKLFTGEIDENALPTIAKNLPVLSEKSLYALGQHAENTAPTQPRRAWAIAAVTDAAAQAHPTTPFIQALAAWYLGRAANYWVQPKRVSAAIARARKGFDQASELGWMAACDWQANALAWTKPNVVEAAEILEKALEGLTTAGMDNFVPHCRLSLAYAQIMTGQYETADQNIQASEAYFIGQGDTINQARCWFQQASRLRRQSRFEQAIELLEQAMSVFQRENLQIDIAHTYGQLGLIHLLRADNLSSAVAYFESAAQVFREHTLDLLEATSQSILGSIHVQKGQLSVANEYYQQARIHIIQHAVPGLLADNLNDSGKLNARLGLSQVSLTQYQQAEEIYRQLGLSIQVAIAVFNQGEVYGYLGRYQDSLYYLERAKEQLTNSQNYLRLGTCKRYMAATWLRLGNFTQAHQHLDQAIEDYETVGQKAYISSIYLLRADILFKQSEFIKSVESLEQSLTIANEHALKPQAALAQRLLGEVFTHTGEYERAQQNLEAAYTQCSAMEMLLEQTACLVALGRYYLETDAPWQAQAAFQQALALSQGDFPESDWQAQSGLAELAETQGQTDEALQAYRQGWDALAKIRHNFWQPSLAGSYLQTPARFFDQAIRLSAQHGYAEDALTFIDDSKATTLLRQLAQNHHNRSANSIELETLRGEINWLHEQLREIFQTHNQLKAAILSRQMRSRLAEKTRQYDALLAQLERQGTVATEVAGLSAHFDLDDWRVHAEHYLGQNWLALDYYLTETELFTVIVTPTSCQVHIIPRTPRLALALENTHKANLLSADDLAVLGAALLPAALEAHLTPKTVVLLSPHRELHELPWAALQPGFAAQPFIKLCIPCVVPSLQSLRSLWERAAAADQASLEQGLVVGLSRFPNGQVELPAVRDEMKMLQDKLGPEVGFLLEEQATWGQVQTLREQEPTRGLSRFAWLHFAGHAFSDPLTGRMGGFTLWDGDIRLDQLQDLHPLPQTMIFSACNSIFNYLYAGDEPVGLPTTSLIAGASRVIGSIWPILDHAGHDFTEVFYRYYRTGVSPAQAVALAQRTLIEHGAEMTSWASFTCVGLP